GAATCTGCCCTATTATCGCTACATGTCATTTCTTTACCACTCCAGCTCGACAGGCAATATTTCTAACTTAGGGTTTACACGAAAAGAAATTAAGCAATTGACCAGATTGTTTCAGGATACCCCTGCATTTCGAATTCGGGCTTTGAATATTGCTGAGCAATCTCTATTAGCAAGCTATTTAGATAAAATTATGGATGTCTATCAATTTACACCTAATAAAGATACTGCGTTTCCTCGCCGATTAGATGCCCTTTTGGATACCTTTAAGAGCAGACTTCATCCTTATTCGTCAGACACGGATAGCTTACAAATTCAGCGTAGCTATCACTTGATATTTAGAGATGAAACGAGTGGAAAAATATTGGTCGAATTTGCTCAAAAAATGAATATTCCCATAAAACTTATCTTAAGACACTCTGGTCAAATGAAACCTTTACATACCACGAAAGAAAAACGTTATTGGAAAAAGATCCTGGGGTTAAAGCACAATACTGCATTTACTACACAAAAAGACATAAACTCACGCTTAGGTGACCATGGTCGTGTTGAAATGGTGTTTTTAAGCCATACAGGCAAAAGAGATCATACAATGTATTTCTTACTTGTAATGTTAAATGTAGCTAGTCTATGGCAGTCAAAGCAAACCCTTTGATAGGATAAAGTCTTCGCTTTAACCGCTTCAAGAAAGCAGTCATAAGTCCAATTCATTCATATAACATTTAAATTGTTTAACAACTCTGCATGGACTTAGTCAATTAACTAATTAGTTAATTGGCTAAGTGATGTGAAAAAGAATGGCATTATGGGCCGTCAAAAAGTGCACACTTTTCTTATGACTTCGGAGAGTAAATAATAAAAATGGAAAAGAGCAAATCTTTTTGACATTACAATAACAAGAAAAAAATAAGCATTTCTATGAAGAGGCTAACATAATGACCGGTTTTTCCGACTGCACTTCAGAAGTTGATCAATACATTATGGGTTATCAGTACGATCCTGAAAAAGAAATGCGACCTATAGATATTGCCGTCATGTATAAAAAATTTGAAATGGTTTTTGGTTTTTGTATCGCAGACAGAACAAGCAACCGTTTGGGAAATAGAATCTTTGAACAGATAGAAGAACAAGTTAATAAGAATAAGTATGACAAGAAATGGTTAGATGAATCGAAAATTGAAGGATTGGCTGAATAACTCTATCGAGGGATTCATTCAGATTTCGGATTTGATTTACCAAAAACCATATACAAGACAATAAAACATAAAGCTAACGAAGAAGCCATTACTACAATGCCTAACAAGAATGTGGTAATCATTACTTCACCTAAAGTATTTTCTCTTTATAAAATTATAACACAAGCAGTATCCACCCCATAGAGCCGAACTATTTATTACTGGTAGCTTCAGCCCCGTCAAAACCCAAAACCTTAATAAAAGATTGACTGAATAAAGTTATCGAGGGGGTTATCAAAATCATTACATAAAACAGTAAGGCTTGAGGACTACATTCAACTCGATGCTCTAATCGGTGCCGCAAACTGAAGAAACGCTTCGTCTGAATTTTGAAAAAAACGATCGAAATATTCGTTTGATCCGATAAATACATAGCTTATATATTTATGCTTTTGAATAAAGGCTCTGATCTGCCAAACAAAACTAGACTCAATTAAATGGCTTGTATTAAAAAATCCATTTAGAACCACGGTAGCCCGCCCTTTTGCTCTACATGCCTCATCAACTTCATCCAGTATATTTCCAATGATAATTCCCGGTGACATAGGCATTTCCATGGAATCAAGATTGAGATCACGAAGGGGTTGATGTAAATATGGTCGAAATGTCTCTAAGCTAGAAAGGTCAAAATAGTAATAGGGAGTCGAATAACGCCTAAAGAGTTCTTCTATCGATTCTTGTGAGGGTTTATTCTCAACTATCATATAAACGGGCTGCCCGGATTCTAAACAATGCTCAAGCTCCACGTTATCTTTAAAATCAGTATAAAAAACATTGTCTGTATGATTCATGGTTGCTCACTTGCGATAAATAAAGAGAACCGCAGTAATACCTTTTCTGCGTATAGCGTTTAAAACATTAACATCATGCCGAAATACGCGTGTCCTATATTTTGAATTGCGAGCAGTGGTTTCCAAGCGAGCTCGATACTCATTCTGGGGACAAATTTAAAAATTGCATCCACAAAGAAGCAATCATTTGGCATTTGATGAACTTCAGTACTCATAACTCCTGACAGACGTTTTAGATCATTAAAACGTATCTATATAATTACATAGAATTAAATAAAAATAACCCTTAGAGTAAAAATTGGGTGATTAACTCATACACTTGTGCCAAACCGGATAACCTCGTTCGACAATCTGTTTTAGTGCTTCAATTTTAAATTCTTCAGGGTATCGTTGACAGCTCATTTAGCACCTCTTTTTTTGACCATTATAAAATGGCTAAGAAGTGTCTAGTAAATTAGTGGCGATTCAGTATATCTAAAAGCATTAAACGATTCGTCTGGCCTAAAGCTTTGCTTACTTGTGCTGTTTTCTAAGGTGTCTAAATAGCATTTTACTGCGCCAACCAAATATTTCATCTTCTAACTTTAAACTGCAGTTTAGTGAAGTTGGCAACAATTTAAAATCTTTACAAACTATATAATAATGATTATGATATTCATTCTTATTAACCCTATCAGTAATGGAAAGTTATGAAACCGTTAGTATTATTACAAATTATTTTAGGGAGTTTTTTCTACTCCACTTTAGCAACGGCTACGATGCCAAAATATGAGATTACCATTAAAGACCATCGGTTTTTGCCAGCTGAAATTACTATAGAAGCTGGCAAAAAGGTGTTATTAATTGTCCATAATCAAGATGCAACCGCAGAAGAATTTGAGAGCTACTCGCTTAATAGAGAAAAATTAATTCGTGGACAGACTAAAGCCAAAATATTTATTGGTCCTTTAAAGCCTGGTAAATATCCTTTTTTTGGCGAGTTTTTTCACAAAACTGCACAAGGCACCATTGTTGTTAAATAAGGAAATTTAAAATGTTTGAAACGGCCATTATTGTTTTTAGAGAAGTACTGGAAGCCGCCATTGTTATTGGTATTATGGCGGCCGCCACACAAGCCATTCCAAATAAGAATAAATGGCTATTGTCTGGTATTTTTTTGGGGTTGCTGGGAGCGGTGTTAGTGGCACTTTTAGGTAACCAACTGGGCGAGCTTGCCGATGGACTTGGGCAAGAGTTATTTAATGCCAGCGTGGTAGGTATTGCGGTTGTAATGCTTGCTTGGCAAACCATTTGGATGTCGACACAAGGAGCGTCGATCTCCAATGATGCTAAAAAAACGGGGATGGCGATTAAAGAAGGACAAAAAGCTTTGTCTGTTTTATTGGTTATCGTGGGCCTCGCCATTTTAAGAGAGGGTTCTGAAGTCGTTGTCTTTTTATATGGTATTTCGGCTTCGGGTGCACAAGCCAACTCAATGCTTTTGGGTGGAGGCATAGGGATTTTGTCTGGCATGCTAGTAGGATTCATTATTTACACTGGATTGTTACATCTTCCCATTGGCCTATTTTTTAAAGGCACAGCTATTTTAATAGCTTTTTTGTCCGCCGGAATGGCATCACAAGCAGCGAACTATCTGGTACAGGCAAATAAAATCCCCGTATTAGCGAGTCCTTTATGGGATTTGTCTTCTGTTCTGCCAAATGCATCTATTTTGGGGAGTTTTTTACAAACTCTTTTAGGCTATAACGCAAGACCTGATGGAATCCAAGTGGTGTTTTATGTTGTTACTCTGCTCACAATATTTTTTGCCATCAAGTGGTTAAATTACCGAAGTAAACGTTTAATACGCAAGGACGCAATGTTATGAAAAAATTAATAAAACCAACGGCCACTCTATTTTTGTCTTTAGGAGTGATGCATTCAAATGCCACTTTTGCTGGCGCTGCGGACTATGTCTATACACCTAACGTAGAAGAAGGTGAATTTGAAATAGACTTCAAATATGGCACAAGTGGCCGAACAGATACCTCGCCCAATCAAAAACAAAATGTGACCAGTCTTGGTTTTGGATATGGCGTCAGTGAAAAATGGTTTTCAGAGCTCTATCTTAAATCTGAAAAAGAAAATGGGAAACCAGCGCAGAATGTACTTGAGTTTGAAAATAAGTTTCAATTGACTCAAACGGGGCAATACCCAATCGACATTGGTCTTATTACCGAGCTTGAACTGCCCTCGAATGGCGAAGACCCATCGGAGTTTAAGGTAGGCCCACTGTTTCAAATAAATTCAGGAAAAATGCAGTATAACGTTAACCTTCTTTTTGAAGCGAAGTTTGGTGGTAATAATCCTGCCGCGAATGAAGTAGTCGGTCAATACCAATTGCAAGCAAAATATCGGTTAAAAAAAGCGTTTGAGTTTGGAGTACAAGGGTTTGGTGAGGTGGGTGCTTGGGATAAATGGCTGCCGGCTTCGCAGCAATCTCATAAGATAGGCCCTGCACTCTTTGGCAAAATTGGCAATATTAAGTACAACACCGCCTATTTATTTGGATTAACTAAAGCAACTGAAAATAGAACCGCACGATTGCAACTTGAATATGAATTTTAAGATTTATTTCTTAAAATAACTAAATATTTTTTGAGCTTCCCAAAACACCGTTTTTCAATGTCAAATCCAAACCTTTTGGTATGGACTGGCTTACTTTATAGTTAGCTTGTTGCTAACCGCCATTGTGATCGGCAGCTTTATTCTCTTGTGGTGGATTGTTTGGCTAATCACTCGCTCAATTAAAGGGTTGAGTGCATTGGAAAGACAAAAAGTCATTGAAGGCACTTTTTTTGGCTTTGACAATGAGCTCTCTTAAGTCTTAGTTGGGTCAATGTGTGACCCAACTTAATTTTAATATTCGTGAGGCACAAATAAATCAAGGTTGATTTGTTTAAGGAATCAATTTGTCTCCACGAATCTCATCAACATTTAAACCAAAATCTTGAAAATTACTTCGAACTGAATGCTTCTCAGATTGTATTTTTGAATTGTAATACCCCATTTCATTTCTGTCTTGTAATCTGTTCTGTAAATCAAAATTGGCACGGGGTTGAGCATTAATATATAAAGCAATATCTGCTACTTGCCTATCGTTCAATGTACCTCCTTGACCTAAAGGCATATTTTTTTGAATCCAGACAGGTGCCTTATGAAGCTTGCTCATTCCTGCGCCTGTGTTATAAGAAAGCCAATGGCCATTTTTTTCACCCCAAAGTGGTGGAAAGTGAGATAATCCGGCACCTTCTTTGCCATGACACACGCTACATTTTTGTATATAAAGCTTTTGACCGTTCAGATAATTTAAGTGTGTGGCTTTTTTCTGGAGTTTGGCAAATTTCTTAGCATTCTTTACCCAAAACTCTGAATATTTTGGGTTCACAGGACGCTTCGCATCCATTTTAATCGGAGTCCCTTCCGACAACCATGTAATGTAAGCAGCCATTGCAATACTGACTTCCGTATCAATAATCGGACGCTTGCCATTCATGCTACGCATAAAACAGTTGTTAATTCTATCTTGCAATGTCTGAACCGTTTTTTCTCTTGATGAATAGGCCGGAAAAGCTGCTGCTGTGCCAATAAATGTGCCTAAACTTGGAAAAGTGCCGGGCTTCCCATCTTTGCCTGGTAAATGACAACTCTTACACTGTAAACGATTACCAACTAAGTCTTTTGTCATGTCATGAGTATCAGTTTTGCTCATCACTTCTTCACCCAGACGTATCATTTTTCCAAGCTGACCTTCAGGGTAAGCTTCAGATGTTTTAAAACTATCAGCCAAAACCAGCACAGGTAAACTGACAAAAATAATTATCAATAATTTGTTAAGTAATCTCATTGGTGTCTTCCTCCAGTCCCTATTCACGTCCTTTCCGATTTAAAATGCACGTGGTGACTTAATCAAACGACATTAACGTGTAAAAATTAACGCCATACGAGATAAACATTATTCTTATACCAGTTAATGAATAACCGCTATTTGATGTCCCTCTCCTCTTGGTAAAGAAATGGCTTGTAGGACTTCAAAGGAGCGTTCATCTAACAACCATATGATCGGTTTTTGGCGGCTAGATACATAAACTTTATGCGTTCCTTTAATAGTATTTAAGTGGTAAGGTGACGGAGATAAAGATAAAAACTTAATAGCCCCCGTTTTTAATTGAATTGCTGCAACCTTATTATCTTTAATACTGCTTACAAATAACTGAGAGCCATCATTACTGATATCCAGTCCATGAACCTTTTTGCCAATTTCATACTCATTCACAATTTCACCGGTTTTACGGTCGATAGCTACAACAGTTTGCATACTCGGATTCGCAGCATAAATCATTTCCTGGTCTTTTGAAAAAATGAGGTGTGTCGGTTGATCTCCGCCATCCAGCTCTCTAACCACAGCCATCTTATCAAGGTCAATTTCACTAATATTATTACTACTCGTATTGCTAACATAAACATAGCGGCTATCCATACTCATAATGGCATAATTTGGAACCTTGCCAGTTTCTAAAGTTTTTATAACTTTATTTGTGGCTAAATCAGTAATACTAACCTGCTTAATCTTTAAATGTGTAGATACAACATAACTTCCATTCGGGGTAATTTCTAAATGATGGGTAACACTTGGAAGAGGTATGGTTTTGACAACCTTATGCGTTTTCGTAGAAATAAAATACAACTTTGGCTCTTTTAAACTACTGGCAATGACATGTTGGCCATCGGGTGTCGCGACTACTGCATGAGACATAGGAATGCCGGGAATTTCATATTTTATTTTTCCATCTGCCGCATCCATGACTACAACTTCATTCCCTGATCCTAAAGGAATATATACCAGCGGTGCAGCATAACTTCCAAAAGAAAGTAAGTATAACAACACACCTACTATTTTATTTAATGGCAATACGGTGTTCATATTAAGCTCCTTAAAATCGTTATAAAATTAAAATTTAACGTCAGGATATGATTCAGGTGAGTTCTCAACAAAATAAACACTGTGAAACTTATACTCCAACGCTCTCTACAGACTTAGAAAGTCTTAATAAGTTAAATCTATATTGCGTGCTATCTCTCGACCCTGAAGACGTACGTTCTAATTTTTAGAGAAGGCTACATTTACAACGAATTCCTGTGTATTGAATACCTAATCTATTATTCCTCTAGGAACATACTGTCAAACCGTGTCATCTTTGGCTCCTGAATGTTTTGTGTGGTAACTTAACCATTCTCAAGCCGATAATATCCACTTCCTTCTACAGGTTTCAGGTGGTGTGTTTATTATCTGAATCAGGATCAATTAAAGTAGTGCCTCAATATTTGCTTTAATAACTTCGTAGCCAATATTGCCATACAATTTTTGACGATTTTCATTCAACAACAAGGTCGGACTTCCATCAAGTTTTAGTTGTGGCTCAAGCTCGTAATCACTTAGTAATGATGCCATAGCTGAACCATCCTCTAGAAAGGGGGTAATTTGTACAGGATCTATGTTAGCGTTTTTTAATAAATCATCCAGAATTTTTGTATTAGAAATGTCTTTACCCTGTTCAAAAAAAAGCACTCTCATTTGCCAAAGTACTTCTTCACTTTTACGTTTTAGTGGATTTTGGTTATCAGATAAACTCATATTTTTTTGTTCCCATAACTGGATTGCCTTCATATATAGATGAGCCATAGAAGAAGTTTTGGGTTTGCAGTCTTTCCAAATGACTGGGTTGACGTTAATGTATCCAAGTTCATTTGCAACTGCTTGTAAGTGATTAGAGAAGCCAGAATAGCTTCCTTTATCATGCCAGCCGTCCTCTATAAATTTTTCAGCATCGCCGAACACGGAAATAAACCGATAATCAATTTCAATGCGGTCAGCATATTCATGCTTTAACTTTTCTAAGAGTGCATGAGTGGAGTAGGCCCAGACACAAAGAATGTCACCTAAAAATGTAATTTTGATCTTTCTAGTCATTTAATTGGCTCCTAACTTTAATTTTTTAAATTTCAGCACTGGTGCGTTAAAGGTAACGACAACAGTATTGAATGACATTAATATGACACTGAAAGCAGGCTGTAAGGAACACCCGTAGCTAAAGGTGTAGCGATAACGTTATAAACTTGCTGACTACGTATCATTGGCAATGTTTAAAACTCTGTGTCAGCATCGGATAATCCCTAAAATTTTATAAAAATCTATGATGTGGCTATACATTTAGTATCTCGTATTACTCATTCGATGCCACTTTGTTATTTTTTTAACAAATACTATTCTTTATTTTGTCAAACTAGAAGAGTTCGTTAGCCTCTGATTTCTGAGAAAGACAAATTCGACTATCGCTATGATTGCCATGCTTATTATCGCCACCCCGACAACCATTGGATCAGACATGATCTTAACCCACAGAAACCCACCAAGCACCAATAGATCAAGCATAATTGCTGTGAACAAAATTAGTAAATTGGCATGAATTTCTTTGCGTAAATAGCGCAGAATCCCCCACTGTACGGCTATGTCCATGATCAGGTAGAAAATAATACCCAGTGCAGCAATCCGGCTCAAGTCAAAAAATGCCGTCAAAAACAGACCGAGAACCACTGTGTAGAGAAGTGTATGTTTTTGGATGTTACCAGACATTCCAAAGTGACTGTGAGGCACAAGCTTCATCTCTGTGAGCATGGCGAGCATCCTAGATACTGCGAAAATGCTGGCTATTATGCCACCAGCTGTGGCCAACATCGCTAGAACTACCGTAAACCAGAGACCATAATTACCTAGTGCAGGTTTTGCGGCGGCAGCCAGAGAATAATTTTGAGTTGCGATAATATCACTCAGTGACAAATTGCTGGCCACAGCAAATCCCACCAGGGTGTAGATCACAACACAAAAGATGATGGAAATAGTAATGGCACGACCCACATTGTGATGAGGATCTTTTAGTTCTGAGCCGCTATTGGTGATGGTGGTAAACCCTTTGAACGCAAGAATTCCTAATGCTGTAGCACCAAGAAAGCCACTCAACGTCGAGGAGTCAGGCGTTGTTTGGGTAAAATCCATCGCAATAT
The nucleotide sequence above comes from Hydrogenovibrio thermophilus. Encoded proteins:
- a CDS encoding DsbA family oxidoreductase, translating into MTRKIKITFLGDILCVWAYSTHALLEKLKHEYADRIEIDYRFISVFGDAEKFIEDGWHDKGSYSGFSNHLQAVANELGYINVNPVIWKDCKPKTSSMAHLYMKAIQLWEQKNMSLSDNQNPLKRKSEEVLWQMRVLFFEQGKDISNTKILDDLLKNANIDPVQITPFLEDGSAMASLLSDYELEPQLKLDGSPTLLLNENRQKLYGNIGYEVIKANIEALL
- a CDS encoding YncE family protein, encoding MNTVLPLNKIVGVLLYLLSFGSYAAPLVYIPLGSGNEVVVMDAADGKIKYEIPGIPMSHAVVATPDGQHVIASSLKEPKLYFISTKTHKVVKTIPLPSVTHHLEITPNGSYVVSTHLKIKQVSITDLATNKVIKTLETGKVPNYAIMSMDSRYVYVSNTSSNNISEIDLDKMAVVRELDGGDQPTHLIFSKDQEMIYAANPSMQTVVAIDRKTGEIVNEYEIGKKVHGLDISNDGSQLFVSSIKDNKVAAIQLKTGAIKFLSLSPSPYHLNTIKGTHKVYVSSRQKPIIWLLDERSFEVLQAISLPRGEGHQIAVIH
- a CDS encoding cupredoxin domain-containing protein translates to MKPLVLLQIILGSFFYSTLATATMPKYEITIKDHRFLPAEITIEAGKKVLLIVHNQDATAEEFESYSLNREKLIRGQTKAKIFIGPLKPGKYPFFGEFFHKTAQGTIVVK
- a CDS encoding APC family permease yields the protein MEHSENRTPKYQENSLTLIGAVALGTGVMIGAGIFALTGQMATMTGVLFPLAFLSAALIVSFSAYSYVKMSNAYPSAGGIGMYLYKAYGNSLSTAFNALLMYFSMVIAQSFLARTFGEYTLQLFDTDNNEIWVPALGVGLLLVAFLINLSTNRLIGGVASFIGFLKIGGIIIFGLVGIWAADNIAMDFTQTTPDSSTLSGFLGATALGILAFKGFTTITNSGSELKDPHHNVGRAITISIIFCVVIYTLVGFAVASNLSLSDIIATQNYSLAAAAKPALGNYGLWFTVVLAMLATAGGIIASIFAVSRMLAMLTEMKLVPHSHFGMSGNIQKHTLLYTVVLGLFLTAFFDLSRIAALGIIFYLIMDIAVQWGILRYLRKEIHANLLILFTAIMLDLLVLGGFLWVKIMSDPMVVGVAIISMAIIAIVEFVFLRNQRLTNSSSLTK
- a CDS encoding c-type cytochrome, encoding MRLLNKLLIIIFVSLPVLVLADSFKTSEAYPEGQLGKMIRLGEEVMSKTDTHDMTKDLVGNRLQCKSCHLPGKDGKPGTFPSLGTFIGTAAAFPAYSSREKTVQTLQDRINNCFMRSMNGKRPIIDTEVSIAMAAYITWLSEGTPIKMDAKRPVNPKYSEFWVKNAKKFAKLQKKATHLNYLNGQKLYIQKCSVCHGKEGAGLSHFPPLWGEKNGHWLSYNTGAGMSKLHKAPVWIQKNMPLGQGGTLNDRQVADIALYINAQPRANFDLQNRLQDRNEMGYYNSKIQSEKHSVRSNFQDFGLNVDEIRGDKLIP
- a CDS encoding FTR1 family iron permease, whose amino-acid sequence is MFETAIIVFREVLEAAIVIGIMAAATQAIPNKNKWLLSGIFLGLLGAVLVALLGNQLGELADGLGQELFNASVVGIAVVMLAWQTIWMSTQGASISNDAKKTGMAIKEGQKALSVLLVIVGLAILREGSEVVVFLYGISASGAQANSMLLGGGIGILSGMLVGFIIYTGLLHLPIGLFFKGTAILIAFLSAGMASQAANYLVQANKIPVLASPLWDLSSVLPNASILGSFLQTLLGYNARPDGIQVVFYVVTLLTIFFAIKWLNYRSKRLIRKDAML